The Primulina huaijiensis isolate GDHJ02 chromosome 12, ASM1229523v2, whole genome shotgun sequence genome has a window encoding:
- the LOC140990619 gene encoding protein PLASTID MOVEMENT IMPAIRED 1-RELATED 1-like isoform X1 has translation MSSELKFVKTDEEDFGGGRLLHDIEEISHALCLHGNQLKALNPTSDHRTNVVSKYGLLEPRNKFKIQDKDKKSSIWNWKPLKALTHNRNHQFNCCFFLHVHSIEGLPSTFNRLNLCVTWSRKGKMLKTHPSHVYLGMAEFEETLMDWCTINCSRNRTHNSANYEPKVFLLHTSVIGATTLDIGKHWIDLTKLLPMTLEELESEEGGSGKWNTSFKLTGIAKGAMLNVSFGFFMMDSISFESDNYVKAPNVENERGLTRANYITDFGNGHETSQINYHSTIPTGLSKRSHRRSQSLELKFLDENLPNQGSELADSVSLLYQKLDQENMREVVEFDDVHEYLQSLKPRTAPSLEFSGGNIGHEVDDTKLPIIERGLERSMMDQVKLERHGSERMDSSVIEIINVAEIFDWEETVVDENIECNPKLGCDDHDEIDDTKHKENSMSIKETCEELDLVFYDMMASRFADLDSSQDINNCHEQETSGKIQSCNKYSKFHESLSLGDDAESIENDFLNMLCRKQSTDDIVFDSYLESPRDQLLKQFEEDNIPWVNDSLDTDVMAEQEFFCRRPNGYRRKPHGILVDEQYLGSGTHSMSKKNAKLIENLETKALMREWGLDDKDFQNSPCSSSGGFGSPVYMPPAEPLRLPSLQECLGPIIQIKSGGFLRSMNPLLFRNANNGARLIVQVSAPVVFPKAMGLNVMEILQCWASVGVEKMSIQVNKLMPLEDITGKMVQQVGPEVESISGAFKSCRLDSDEIDSDCASFENIVPVAISNFEGLLIEGLRIQSGLPDQESPSKVGIQFVGSSAPDKATEVCVNYGSERTSGLQVLGVDELVKYSLSLEDWMRLDVEGFDTDSGTDENGLKLLAAHCTGSLELSSGRDYGTSNKNFVMGLKVQLRDPLRDNEMVGSSMLAMIEVERIPSPKLPCTSGKILNDEKDGLDRRLVEQIVGSEQKRWIFEKGIPQFKFSEVHITGLNTSLGKEHWGTNKQQQSGSRWLLSSGLGRTNKNRICKYKAIEQSSSRIMRMAWPVDVLWSISSHTQGGAATWDEIVGLNVHIRNPDIIFL, from the exons ATGTCATCGGAACTCAAATTTGTGAAGACGGACGAAGAAGATTTTGGCGGTGGGCGTTTACTGCATGATATTGAAGAAATCAGCCACGCCCTTTGTTTGCATGGAAACCAGCTTAAGGCATTGAATCCAACTTCTGATCATCGTACTAATGTGGTCTCAAAGTATGGCCTTTTAGAACCaagaaataaattcaagattcaagataaggacaaaaaatcatcaatatgGAATTGGAAGCCTTTAAAGGCTCTGACCCACAACCGTAATCATCAGTTTAATTGTTGTTTCTTTCTCCACGTGCATTCTATTGAAGGGTTGCCTTCAACTTTTAACAGACTTAATCTGTGTGTGACTTGGAGTCGGAAGGGCAAGATGTTGAAAACTCACCCTTCCCATGTATATTTGGGAATGGCAGAATTTGAAGAGACTCTCATGGATTGGTGTACTATTAATTGTAGTAGAAACAGGACTCATAATTCAGCAAACTATGAACCCAAAGTCTTCTTGCTTCATACCTCGGTGATAGGGGCTACAACACTTGACATTGGGAAGCACTGGATTGATCTAACAAAGTTGCTCCCAATGACTTTGGAGGAGTTAGAGAGTGAAGAGGGGGGCTCAGGGAAGTGGAATACTAGCTTTAAGCTCACAGGCATAGCAAAAGGTGCGATGTTGAATGTTAGTTTTGGATTTTTCATGATGGATAGTATTTCATTTGAGTCAGATAATTATGTGAAAGCTCCTAATGTTGAGAACGAACGTGGACTAACAAGAGCAAATTATATTACTGATTTTGGTAATGGTCATGAAACAAGCCAGATAAATTACCATAGTACTATCCCTACAGGTTTAAGTAAACGGTCACATCGTCGGTCCCAGTCACTAGAACTGAAATTTCTAGACGAAAATCTCCCAAACCAAGGATCAGAACTCGCGGATTCAGTTTCTTTGTTGTACCAAAAGCTGGACCAGGAAAATATGCGTGAAGTTGTAGAGTTTGATGACGTTCATGAGTATTTGCAGTCCCTAAAACCTAGGACTGCCCCCTCTCTCGAGTTTTCTGGTGGTAATATTGGACATGAGGTTGACGATACCAAGCTTCCAATAATTGAGCGAGGTTTAGAAAGATCCATGATGGATCAGGTGAAGCTAGAACGACATGGTAGTGAAAGAATGGACAGTTCTGTAATTGAAATTATTAATGTTGCCGAGATTTTTGATTGGGAAGAGACAGTTGTTGATGAGAACATTGAATGTAATCCGAAGCTTGGTTGCGATGACCATGACGAGATTGATGATACTAAACACAAAGAAAATAGCATGTCCATTAAAGAAACATGTGAAGAACTTGATTTAGTTTTCTATGACATGATGGCATCTAGATTTGCAGATTTGGATTCATCACAGGATATAAACAATTGTCATGAGCAAGAAACATCCGGGAAAATCCAGTCTTGCAATAAGTATAGTAAGTTCCATGAATCTCTTAGCTTGGGTGATGATGCCGAATCtatagaaaatgattttcttaACATGTTGTGCCGTAAGCAGAGTACAGATGATATAGTTTTTGATAGCTATCTTGAATCTCCCAGAGATCAACTATTGAAACAGTTTGAGGAGGACAACATTCCATGGGTAAACGACTCTCTTGATACTGATGTGATGGCAGAGCAGGAATTTTTTTGTCGTAGGCCCAATGGCTACCGGAGAAAGCCACATGGTATTCTAGTTGATGAACAGTATCTAGGTAGTGGAACCCACTCAATGAGtaaaaaaaatgctaaattaATCGAAAATTTGGAAACGAAAGCTTTAATGCGTGAATGGGGTTTGGATGATAAGGATTTTCAGAATTCTCCATGCTCTAGCTCTGGTGGATTTGGAAGCCCTGTCTATATGCCCCCAGCAGAACCTTTAAGGTTGCCTTCTCTTCAAGAATGCCTTGGTCCAATCATTCAGATAAAGAGTGGTGGTTTCTTGCGTTCAATGAATCCTTTACTTTTCAGAAATGCAAATAATGGGGCTAGATTAATCGTGCAAGTTTCTGCTCCAGTTGTGTTTCCCAAAGCGATGGGGCTCAATGTCATGGAAATACTTCAGTGTTGGGCATCTGTAGGAGTTGAAAAGATGTCTATTCAAGTAAATAAATTGATGCCTTTGGAAGATATCACAGGGAAGATGGTACAACAAGTGGGGCCAGAGGTTGAATCAATATCAGGGGCTTTTAAGAG TTGCAGATTGGATTCGGACGAGATAGATTCGGATTGTGCATcctttgaaaatattgttcCTGTGGCTATAAGCAACTTTGAAGGTCTTTTAATTGAAGGACTGAGGATTCAGTCTGGTCTACCAGATCAAGAATCACCTTCGAAAGTTGGGATCCAGTTTGTCGGGAGTTCTGCTCCAGATAAGGCTACTGAAGTTTGTGTGAACTATGGTTCTGAAAGGACATCAGGCTTGCAGGTCCTTGGTGTTGATGAGTTAGTGAAATACTCTTTGTCATTGGAAGACTGGATGAGGTTAGACGTTGAAGGTTTTGATACTGACAGTGGAACTGATGAAAATGGTTTGAAACTTCTTGCAGCTCATTGCACCGGGTCTTTAGAATTGAGCAGTGGACGGGATTATGGtacttcaaataaaaatttcgtAATGGGTTTAAAAGTGCAGCTTCGAGATCCCTTGCGTGATAACGAAATGGTTGGTTCATCAATGCTTGCAATGATTGAAGTCGAGAGAATTCCCTCCCCTAAACTGCCCTGCACATCaggtaaaattttaaatgatgaaaaggATGGTTTGGACAGAAGATTGGTTGAACAAATTGTTGGCTCCGAGCAAAAAAGGTGGATCTTTGAAAAGGGTATCCCTCAATTTAAATTCTCGGAAGTCCATATTACCGGCCTAAATACTTCACTTGGTAAAGAGCATTGGGGAACTAATAAACAACAGCAATCAGGATCCCGGTGGTTGCTCTCTAGTGGATTGGGTCGGACGAACAAGAATCGTATTTGCAAATACAAGGCAATTGAACAATCTTCTTCTAGAATAATGAGAATGGCGTGGCCTGTGGACGTCCTTTGGAGCATATCGTCACATACCCAAGGTGGAGCAGCTACATGGGATGAGATAGTTGGGCTAAATGTGCACATAAGAAATCCTGATATTATATTCTTATAA
- the LOC140990619 gene encoding protein PLASTID MOVEMENT IMPAIRED 1-RELATED 1-like isoform X2, producing the protein MSSELKFVKTDEEDFGGGRLLHDIEEISHALCLHGNQLKALNPTSDHRTNVVSKYGLLEPRNKFKIQDKDKKSSIWNWKPLKALTHNRNHQFNCCFFLHVHSIEGLPSTFNRLNLCVTWSRKGKMLKTHPSHVYLGMAEFEETLMDWCTINCSRNRTHNSANYEPKVFLLHTSVIGATTLDIGKHWIDLTKLLPMTLEELESEEGGSGKWNTSFKLTGIAKGAMLNVSFGFFMMDSISFESDNYVKAPNVENERGLTRANYITDFGNGHETSQINYHSTIPTGLSKRSHRRSQSLELKFLDENLPNQGSELADSVSLLYQKLDQENMREVVEFDDVHEYLQSLKPRTAPSLEFSGGNIGHEVDDTKLPIIERGLERSMMDQVKLERHGSERMDSSVIEIINVAEIFDWEETVVDENIECNPKLGCDDHDEIDDTKHKENSMSIKETCEELDLVFYDMMASRFADLDSSQDINNCHEQETSGKIQSCNKYSKFHESLSLGDDAESIENDFLNMLCRKQSTDDIVFDSYLESPRDQLLKQFEEDNIPWVNDSLDTDVMAEQEFFCRRPNGYRRKPHGILVDEQYLGSGTHSMSKKNAKLIENLETKALMREWGLDDKDFQNSPCSSSGGFGSPVYMPPAEPLRLPSLQECLGPIIQIKSGGFLRSMNPLLFRNANNGARLIVQVSAPVVFPKAMGLNVMEILQCWASVGVEKMSIQVNKLMPLEDITGKMVQQVGPEVESISGAFKRLDSDEIDSDCASFENIVPVAISNFEGLLIEGLRIQSGLPDQESPSKVGIQFVGSSAPDKATEVCVNYGSERTSGLQVLGVDELVKYSLSLEDWMRLDVEGFDTDSGTDENGLKLLAAHCTGSLELSSGRDYGTSNKNFVMGLKVQLRDPLRDNEMVGSSMLAMIEVERIPSPKLPCTSGKILNDEKDGLDRRLVEQIVGSEQKRWIFEKGIPQFKFSEVHITGLNTSLGKEHWGTNKQQQSGSRWLLSSGLGRTNKNRICKYKAIEQSSSRIMRMAWPVDVLWSISSHTQGGAATWDEIVGLNVHIRNPDIIFL; encoded by the exons ATGTCATCGGAACTCAAATTTGTGAAGACGGACGAAGAAGATTTTGGCGGTGGGCGTTTACTGCATGATATTGAAGAAATCAGCCACGCCCTTTGTTTGCATGGAAACCAGCTTAAGGCATTGAATCCAACTTCTGATCATCGTACTAATGTGGTCTCAAAGTATGGCCTTTTAGAACCaagaaataaattcaagattcaagataaggacaaaaaatcatcaatatgGAATTGGAAGCCTTTAAAGGCTCTGACCCACAACCGTAATCATCAGTTTAATTGTTGTTTCTTTCTCCACGTGCATTCTATTGAAGGGTTGCCTTCAACTTTTAACAGACTTAATCTGTGTGTGACTTGGAGTCGGAAGGGCAAGATGTTGAAAACTCACCCTTCCCATGTATATTTGGGAATGGCAGAATTTGAAGAGACTCTCATGGATTGGTGTACTATTAATTGTAGTAGAAACAGGACTCATAATTCAGCAAACTATGAACCCAAAGTCTTCTTGCTTCATACCTCGGTGATAGGGGCTACAACACTTGACATTGGGAAGCACTGGATTGATCTAACAAAGTTGCTCCCAATGACTTTGGAGGAGTTAGAGAGTGAAGAGGGGGGCTCAGGGAAGTGGAATACTAGCTTTAAGCTCACAGGCATAGCAAAAGGTGCGATGTTGAATGTTAGTTTTGGATTTTTCATGATGGATAGTATTTCATTTGAGTCAGATAATTATGTGAAAGCTCCTAATGTTGAGAACGAACGTGGACTAACAAGAGCAAATTATATTACTGATTTTGGTAATGGTCATGAAACAAGCCAGATAAATTACCATAGTACTATCCCTACAGGTTTAAGTAAACGGTCACATCGTCGGTCCCAGTCACTAGAACTGAAATTTCTAGACGAAAATCTCCCAAACCAAGGATCAGAACTCGCGGATTCAGTTTCTTTGTTGTACCAAAAGCTGGACCAGGAAAATATGCGTGAAGTTGTAGAGTTTGATGACGTTCATGAGTATTTGCAGTCCCTAAAACCTAGGACTGCCCCCTCTCTCGAGTTTTCTGGTGGTAATATTGGACATGAGGTTGACGATACCAAGCTTCCAATAATTGAGCGAGGTTTAGAAAGATCCATGATGGATCAGGTGAAGCTAGAACGACATGGTAGTGAAAGAATGGACAGTTCTGTAATTGAAATTATTAATGTTGCCGAGATTTTTGATTGGGAAGAGACAGTTGTTGATGAGAACATTGAATGTAATCCGAAGCTTGGTTGCGATGACCATGACGAGATTGATGATACTAAACACAAAGAAAATAGCATGTCCATTAAAGAAACATGTGAAGAACTTGATTTAGTTTTCTATGACATGATGGCATCTAGATTTGCAGATTTGGATTCATCACAGGATATAAACAATTGTCATGAGCAAGAAACATCCGGGAAAATCCAGTCTTGCAATAAGTATAGTAAGTTCCATGAATCTCTTAGCTTGGGTGATGATGCCGAATCtatagaaaatgattttcttaACATGTTGTGCCGTAAGCAGAGTACAGATGATATAGTTTTTGATAGCTATCTTGAATCTCCCAGAGATCAACTATTGAAACAGTTTGAGGAGGACAACATTCCATGGGTAAACGACTCTCTTGATACTGATGTGATGGCAGAGCAGGAATTTTTTTGTCGTAGGCCCAATGGCTACCGGAGAAAGCCACATGGTATTCTAGTTGATGAACAGTATCTAGGTAGTGGAACCCACTCAATGAGtaaaaaaaatgctaaattaATCGAAAATTTGGAAACGAAAGCTTTAATGCGTGAATGGGGTTTGGATGATAAGGATTTTCAGAATTCTCCATGCTCTAGCTCTGGTGGATTTGGAAGCCCTGTCTATATGCCCCCAGCAGAACCTTTAAGGTTGCCTTCTCTTCAAGAATGCCTTGGTCCAATCATTCAGATAAAGAGTGGTGGTTTCTTGCGTTCAATGAATCCTTTACTTTTCAGAAATGCAAATAATGGGGCTAGATTAATCGTGCAAGTTTCTGCTCCAGTTGTGTTTCCCAAAGCGATGGGGCTCAATGTCATGGAAATACTTCAGTGTTGGGCATCTGTAGGAGTTGAAAAGATGTCTATTCAAGTAAATAAATTGATGCCTTTGGAAGATATCACAGGGAAGATGGTACAACAAGTGGGGCCAGAGGTTGAATCAATATCAGGGGCTTTTAAGAG ATTGGATTCGGACGAGATAGATTCGGATTGTGCATcctttgaaaatattgttcCTGTGGCTATAAGCAACTTTGAAGGTCTTTTAATTGAAGGACTGAGGATTCAGTCTGGTCTACCAGATCAAGAATCACCTTCGAAAGTTGGGATCCAGTTTGTCGGGAGTTCTGCTCCAGATAAGGCTACTGAAGTTTGTGTGAACTATGGTTCTGAAAGGACATCAGGCTTGCAGGTCCTTGGTGTTGATGAGTTAGTGAAATACTCTTTGTCATTGGAAGACTGGATGAGGTTAGACGTTGAAGGTTTTGATACTGACAGTGGAACTGATGAAAATGGTTTGAAACTTCTTGCAGCTCATTGCACCGGGTCTTTAGAATTGAGCAGTGGACGGGATTATGGtacttcaaataaaaatttcgtAATGGGTTTAAAAGTGCAGCTTCGAGATCCCTTGCGTGATAACGAAATGGTTGGTTCATCAATGCTTGCAATGATTGAAGTCGAGAGAATTCCCTCCCCTAAACTGCCCTGCACATCaggtaaaattttaaatgatgaaaaggATGGTTTGGACAGAAGATTGGTTGAACAAATTGTTGGCTCCGAGCAAAAAAGGTGGATCTTTGAAAAGGGTATCCCTCAATTTAAATTCTCGGAAGTCCATATTACCGGCCTAAATACTTCACTTGGTAAAGAGCATTGGGGAACTAATAAACAACAGCAATCAGGATCCCGGTGGTTGCTCTCTAGTGGATTGGGTCGGACGAACAAGAATCGTATTTGCAAATACAAGGCAATTGAACAATCTTCTTCTAGAATAATGAGAATGGCGTGGCCTGTGGACGTCCTTTGGAGCATATCGTCACATACCCAAGGTGGAGCAGCTACATGGGATGAGATAGTTGGGCTAAATGTGCACATAAGAAATCCTGATATTATATTCTTATAA
- the LOC140990621 gene encoding probable WRKY transcription factor 12, producing MRTKAHELIIMADNYPNSDIFHATFWPQCSSVSTYSLKTNFEVSELSEFNGYFAEENPAFTSLPEAYISQNSNSVVNDDNTNFIGSNNSFQESSSNNVIPDAVNVITGESDKQKKVMREKVAFKTKSDIEILDDGFKWRKYGKKMVKNSPNPRNYYRCAVEGCPVKKRVDRDKDDQRYVITTYESVHNHQGHS from the exons ATGCGCACCAAGGCACATGAGTTGATTATCATGGCTGATAATTACCCCAATTCAGATATCTTTCATGCCACTTTTTGGCCACAGTGCTCCTCGGTGAGCACATATTCCCTCAAAACTAACTTTGAGGTTTCTGAGTTATCGGAGTTCAATGGGTACTTTGCTGAGGAAAACCCAGCATTTACTTCATTACCTGAAGCTTATATATCTCAAAATTCGAACTCCGTGGTGAATGATGACAACACTAACTTTATCGGGAGCAACAACTCTTTTCAAGAAAGTTCTAGTAATA ATGTGATTCCAGATGCCGTGAATGTGATAACAGGAGAAAGTGACAAGCAGAAGAAAGTAATGAGAGAAAAGGTTGCTTTTAAGACCAAGTCAGATATTGAGATACTGGATGATGGTTTCAAGTGGAGGAAGTATGGAAAAAAGATGGTGAAAAATAGCCCCAATCCAAG GAACTATTACAGGTGCGCAGTTGAAGGATGCCCAGTTAAAAAGAGAGTTGACAGAGATAAAGATGATCAACGATATGTCATAACAACCTATGAGAGCGTCCACAATCATCAAGGACATTCTTAG
- the LOC140989790 gene encoding 17.3 kDa class II heat shock protein-like, whose amino-acid sequence MDIRFLGFDSPLYHLFGAAEDSDGNKYNGAPTRAYYRDANAMAATPADIKEYPKSYEFVIDMPGLKSGDIKVQVEEGNVLLISGERKREEEKEGEKYVRMERRVGKFMRKFVLPENANVEAINAVCRDGVLIVTVEKFPPPEPKKPKTIEVQIA is encoded by the coding sequence ATGGATATAAGGTTTCTTGGATTCGACTCCCCATTGTACCACTTGTTCGGCGCTGCAGAGGATTCTGATGGCAACAAATACAACGGCGCACCTACCAGGGCCTACTATCGCGACGCCAATGCTATGGCGGCGACGCCAGCTGATATCAAGGAGTACCCGAAATCATACGAGTTTGTAATCGACATGCCGGGGCTGAAATCAGGCGATATTAAAGTGCAGGTGGAGGAAGGGAATGTACTGCTGATCAGTGGCGAGCGTaagagagaagaagagaaagaagGTGAGAAGTATGTGAGGATGGAACGAAGAGTTGGGAAATTCATGCGGAAATTCGTTCTGCCGGAAAATGCAAACGTCGAGGCGATCAACGCGGTGTGCCGGGACGGCGTGCTGATTGTGACCGTTGAGAAATTTCCGCCACCGGAGCCGAAAAAGCCCAAAACTATTGAGGTCCAAATTGCTTGA